Proteins found in one Exiguobacterium sp. 9-2 genomic segment:
- the lepA gene encoding translation elongation factor 4, whose protein sequence is MTNEDRLKRQKSIRNFSIIAHIDHGKSTLADRILEKTGALTSREMKDQTLDAMELERERGITIKLNAVQLKYTAKDGEDYILHLIDTPGHVDFTYEVSRSLAACEGAVLVVDAAQGIEAQTLANVYLALDNDLEILPIINKIDLPSADVERVRQEIEDVIGLDASEAVPTSAKAGIGIEEILEQIVEKVPAPTGDPSAPLEALIFDSYYDAYRGVVASIRVVNGTVKVGDKIRMMSTGKDFEVLELAVATPKPLRQQELTVGDVGTLSASIKTVGDVRVGDTITLAKQPAAEALPGYRKMNPMVYCGLYPIDAAKYNDLREALEKLQLSDAALEFEPETSQALGFGFRCGFLGMLHMEIIQERIEREFNIDMITTAPSVIYHVTTTAGEVLHVDNPSKMPDQQKVEFIEEPFVKAAVMTPNDYVGAIMELCQKKRGTFVDMQYIDTTRVKITYELPLSEIVYDFFDQLKSSTKGYASLDYELIGYQQSRLVKMDILLNNENVDALSFIVHRDFAYERGKVIVDKLKELIPRMQFEVPIQAAVGTKIVARSTIKALRKNVLAKCYGGDISRKRKLLEKQKEGKKRMKMVGSVEVPQEAFMSVLSMDED, encoded by the coding sequence ATGACGAATGAAGACCGTTTAAAGCGGCAGAAGAGTATTCGTAACTTCTCGATCATTGCCCATATCGATCACGGGAAGTCGACACTCGCTGACCGAATTTTAGAAAAAACTGGCGCGTTGACATCGCGCGAAATGAAAGATCAGACACTTGATGCCATGGAGCTCGAACGTGAGCGTGGCATCACGATTAAACTCAACGCTGTTCAATTGAAGTATACAGCAAAAGACGGGGAAGATTACATTCTTCACCTCATTGATACACCGGGACACGTCGACTTCACATATGAAGTCTCGCGTTCACTGGCAGCTTGTGAAGGGGCTGTCCTCGTCGTCGATGCGGCGCAAGGAATCGAAGCGCAGACGCTTGCGAACGTTTACTTAGCACTCGACAACGATCTCGAAATCCTCCCGATCATCAACAAAATCGATTTGCCTTCTGCAGACGTCGAACGCGTCCGTCAAGAAATCGAAGATGTCATCGGACTTGATGCGTCTGAAGCCGTTCCGACATCCGCGAAAGCCGGAATCGGAATCGAAGAAATTCTCGAACAGATCGTCGAGAAAGTACCAGCTCCGACGGGTGATCCCTCTGCACCGCTTGAAGCATTGATCTTCGACTCGTACTATGATGCGTATCGTGGTGTCGTTGCCTCGATTCGAGTCGTCAACGGAACAGTTAAGGTTGGCGATAAAATCCGAATGATGTCGACAGGTAAGGATTTCGAAGTCCTTGAACTTGCTGTTGCAACACCAAAACCATTACGTCAGCAAGAATTGACAGTTGGTGATGTTGGAACGTTGTCGGCCTCGATCAAAACGGTCGGCGATGTACGTGTCGGGGATACGATTACGCTCGCGAAACAGCCGGCTGCTGAAGCACTGCCAGGATACCGAAAAATGAATCCGATGGTGTACTGTGGACTCTATCCGATCGATGCTGCGAAATACAATGATTTACGAGAAGCACTTGAAAAACTGCAACTCAGTGACGCGGCGCTCGAATTCGAACCAGAGACTTCACAAGCACTCGGATTCGGATTCCGTTGTGGATTCCTCGGGATGCTCCACATGGAAATCATTCAGGAGCGGATCGAACGTGAGTTCAACATCGATATGATCACGACGGCACCGTCCGTTATCTATCACGTGACGACGACAGCGGGTGAAGTCTTGCATGTTGATAACCCATCGAAGATGCCGGATCAGCAAAAAGTTGAATTCATTGAAGAGCCGTTCGTTAAGGCTGCTGTCATGACACCGAATGATTACGTTGGTGCAATCATGGAGTTGTGTCAGAAGAAACGCGGAACATTCGTCGATATGCAATACATCGATACGACACGTGTCAAAATCACCTATGAATTGCCGTTATCTGAGATCGTCTACGATTTCTTTGATCAGTTGAAATCGAGTACAAAAGGATATGCGTCACTTGATTATGAATTGATCGGCTATCAACAGTCGCGTCTCGTCAAGATGGATATCCTTCTTAATAACGAAAACGTCGATGCGCTCAGCTTCATCGTTCACCGTGACTTCGCGTACGAACGTGGAAAGGTCATCGTTGATAAGCTGAAGGAATTGATTCCGCGGATGCAGTTCGAAGTGCCGATTCAGGCAGCAGTCGGAACAAAGATTGTCGCGCGTTCGACGATTAAAGCATTACGGAAGAACGTTCTCGCGAAATGTTACGGGGGAGACATCTCTCGGAAACGGAAGTTGCTCGAGAAGCAAAAAGAAGGTAAGAAACGCATGAAGATGGTAGGCTCAGTAGAGGTACCGCAAGAAGCCTTCATGTCCGTTCTATCTATGGACGAAGATTAA
- the hemW gene encoding radical SAM family heme chaperone HemW, with amino-acid sequence MGIRAAYVHIPFCEHICYYCDFNKVFLKNQPVDEYLDALEREIELTLKQYPTDHLETIFIGGGTPTALNEPQMQRLMEIIQKHLLPLTGDDLEYTVESNPDGVSEEKLDIMKTGGVNRVSFGVQSFDDGLLERIGRTHREAKVAQTLDAAAKRFNNISVDLMFGLPNQTLDQVRYDVTRALQLPITHISSYSLILEPHTVFAIQERKGKLPLPTQDLEAEMYQVMIETIEAGGYAQYEISNFAEVGKESRHNRVYWENDEYYGFGAGSHSYINQTRRANIAPIPHYIKAEGLPVRKETPLTNVERMEEEMFLGLRMKDGVSLERFQEKYGVAFKDVFGEVMKRLLPNGLVEQTETHIRLTPAGIPLANEVFAEFIGEAQVQ; translated from the coding sequence ATGGGAATACGCGCCGCATATGTCCACATCCCTTTTTGTGAACATATTTGTTACTACTGTGATTTCAATAAAGTCTTTTTAAAGAATCAGCCCGTCGATGAATACCTCGATGCGCTTGAACGCGAAATCGAACTGACGCTGAAACAATATCCGACGGATCATCTCGAGACGATCTTCATTGGTGGTGGCACACCAACTGCTTTGAATGAACCACAGATGCAACGTTTAATGGAAATCATTCAAAAGCATTTGTTGCCACTAACAGGTGACGATTTAGAGTATACGGTCGAGTCGAATCCGGACGGTGTATCGGAAGAGAAACTTGATATCATGAAGACAGGTGGTGTCAATCGTGTCAGTTTCGGTGTCCAATCGTTTGACGATGGTTTGCTCGAACGCATCGGTCGAACGCACCGGGAAGCGAAAGTCGCGCAGACGCTCGATGCAGCAGCGAAACGATTTAATAACATCTCCGTCGACTTGATGTTCGGATTACCGAATCAGACACTCGATCAGGTCCGCTACGACGTTACTCGGGCGCTACAATTACCGATTACGCATATTTCATCCTATTCATTGATTTTAGAACCACACACGGTTTTTGCGATTCAAGAGCGAAAAGGAAAACTACCGCTACCGACGCAAGATCTCGAGGCAGAGATGTATCAAGTGATGATCGAAACGATTGAAGCAGGTGGTTATGCACAGTATGAGATCTCGAACTTCGCAGAAGTTGGAAAAGAGAGTCGGCATAATCGCGTCTACTGGGAAAACGATGAGTACTACGGATTTGGTGCAGGCTCACATAGCTATATCAATCAGACGCGTCGTGCGAACATCGCACCGATTCCGCACTATATCAAGGCGGAAGGGTTACCGGTTCGAAAAGAGACGCCGTTGACGAACGTTGAGCGGATGGAAGAAGAGATGTTCCTCGGTCTTCGAATGAAGGACGGCGTATCGCTCGAGCGTTTCCAGGAGAAGTATGGAGTAGCGTTTAAAGATGTATTTGGTGAAGTCATGAAACGGTTGTTGCCAAACGGTCTCGTCGAGCAGACGGAGACACATATCCGTTTGACGCCAGCCGGAATTCCGCTAGCGAACGAAGTCTTTGCAGAGTTCATTGGTGAAGCGCAAGTACAATGA
- the hrcA gene encoding heat-inducible transcriptional repressor HrcA, with protein sequence MLTDRQLLILRAIVDDYIKTAQPVGSRTLSKRDDVTFSSATIRNEMADLEEMGLIEKPHTSAGRIPSELGYRFYVDHLIRPENITPKEAQALKSLFAHSVNENDRLIRHTADLLSDLTHYTTLVLGPKEDGQRLHHLELIPLAEGRVVIVLVTETGHVEHKTLQLNQALSQEAASRLMERLNQTLRGTPLSALRSRLLEEIRRFRSEHSEQTVLLSKALDLVLTDQEERPFIYLGGKANMFDQPEFQDVAKLRPVLELIEQQEAVLDFLRPNLDNQILITIGSENNMDALKDCSVIRAHYSVDGVSIGTLALIGPKRMDYNRGINSIIHLLQAFQTELHKNNLD encoded by the coding sequence GTGCTGACGGATCGTCAATTGTTGATTTTACGTGCAATCGTCGATGATTATATCAAGACTGCTCAACCCGTCGGCTCACGGACGCTCTCAAAACGAGACGACGTGACGTTCAGTTCCGCGACCATTCGTAACGAGATGGCGGACCTCGAAGAGATGGGTCTGATTGAAAAGCCACACACTTCCGCAGGACGGATTCCTTCCGAACTCGGATATCGTTTTTATGTCGACCATCTGATTCGTCCGGAAAACATCACACCAAAAGAAGCACAGGCATTGAAGTCACTCTTTGCCCATTCCGTGAATGAGAATGATCGGTTGATTCGGCACACAGCAGACCTGTTGAGTGATTTAACCCATTACACGACACTTGTACTTGGACCAAAAGAAGACGGACAACGACTGCATCATCTAGAATTAATTCCTCTTGCCGAGGGTCGTGTCGTCATCGTTCTCGTCACAGAGACGGGACATGTTGAACACAAGACATTGCAATTGAATCAAGCGTTGTCCCAGGAAGCAGCGAGCCGACTGATGGAACGTCTGAACCAGACGTTGCGCGGTACGCCGCTCTCAGCCTTACGCAGTCGTCTGCTTGAGGAAATCCGTCGCTTCCGTTCAGAGCATTCTGAGCAGACGGTATTGCTCTCGAAAGCACTTGATCTCGTCTTGACGGATCAAGAGGAGCGACCGTTCATTTATTTGGGCGGGAAAGCCAACATGTTCGATCAGCCTGAATTTCAGGACGTCGCAAAACTACGACCTGTTCTCGAACTGATCGAACAGCAAGAAGCTGTTCTCGATTTCCTACGACCGAATCTCGATAATCAAATCTTGATTACGATCGGGAGTGAGAACAATATGGATGCATTAAAAGATTGTAGCGTCATCCGGGCCCATTATTCGGTCGACGGTGTCTCAATTGGGACACTCGCATTGATCGGACCGAAACGGATGGATTACAACCGGGGAATCAACTCGATCATCCATCTACTTCAAGCATTCCAAACCGAATTGCATAAGAACAATTTGGATTGA
- the rpsT gene encoding 30S ribosomal protein S20, whose product MANIKSAIKRVKTAEKRRVANVQRKSAMRSAIKAVETFAAEGNKDQAVLAFATASKKIDKAAAKGLIHSNKAGRDKSRLAKLVNAL is encoded by the coding sequence ATGGCTAACATTAAATCAGCAATCAAACGCGTTAAAACAGCTGAAAAACGCCGCGTCGCTAACGTACAACGTAAATCGGCAATGCGTTCAGCGATTAAAGCAGTCGAAACTTTCGCAGCTGAAGGTAACAAAGACCAAGCGGTCCTTGCTTTCGCTACAGCTTCTAAAAAAATCGACAAAGCTGCTGCTAAAGGTCTCATCCACAGCAACAAAGCTGGTCGTGACAAATCACGTCTCGCTAAACTCGTAAACGCACTTTAA
- the grpE gene encoding nucleotide exchange factor GrpE has protein sequence MEEKEQNQNLQQEENVTEPTETVEVTEEEVIQADLVEDEKPDFEAQLAEAKASELRLRADFENFKRRNRVEAENRAKYSSQAIVEKLLPLVDNLDRALQIETENEETKSVLTGVEMVKRQLVETLQNEGVVEIPAVGEAFDPNLHQAVVQEASEEHESGVVIAEFQKGYKLHDRVIRPSMVKVAE, from the coding sequence GTGGAAGAAAAAGAACAGAATCAAAACCTCCAACAAGAAGAAAACGTGACAGAGCCGACTGAAACCGTCGAAGTCACAGAAGAAGAAGTCATCCAAGCGGATCTCGTCGAAGACGAGAAGCCGGACTTCGAAGCACAACTCGCAGAAGCAAAAGCTTCAGAATTACGCCTCCGTGCGGATTTTGAGAACTTCAAGCGTCGTAACCGTGTCGAAGCAGAGAACCGCGCGAAGTATTCTTCACAAGCGATCGTCGAAAAGCTGTTGCCACTCGTCGATAACTTGGACCGGGCGCTCCAAATCGAGACGGAAAACGAGGAGACGAAATCTGTCTTGACGGGTGTCGAGATGGTAAAACGTCAACTCGTCGAAACGCTTCAAAATGAAGGCGTCGTCGAGATTCCAGCTGTCGGTGAAGCGTTCGATCCGAACTTACACCAAGCGGTCGTTCAAGAAGCGAGCGAAGAACACGAGTCAGGTGTCGTCATCGCTGAATTCCAAAAAGGGTACAAATTGCACGATCGTGTGATTCGTCCGAGTATGGTTAAAGTAGCTGAGTAA
- a CDS encoding DNA internalization-related competence protein ComEC/Rec2, with protein MPLHVLFVLLLIVAIKESIWWLVLLMLFAVLKSWSFSIGRLFFLFILSCLFIGMGHLSPEPHDVSSVDILSGKRNGDRIRYEAESNGQSVLLTATITEEETGYERIGHSCRVNTEPLDVRQQSNAGGFDEQQFMHTHRYAGKWEVRSFDSCHPTPGYAAEGRRVREVWLKRIEELLPQKQAFYVEALVFGEDRLMDQVTLERFKKFGLLHAIVISGSHIAFLVFSLLYVLRKIRMTKEKRLDIVLILLPIYGWLTEWSPPVTRAVLVAIILLLGRRFHKPLDPVEVIAGVAAFQLAIQPTVIYDIGFQLTVGLTLFLVLSRRLMGSVRRPWNWLLISAWAQFGTLLFLQGIEQTTVSIWSPLLNLLIGSWIEWVILPGSFILATLPFLPIRSTFQIAHQYAIQWMDQVLRLAEDLPLAMVAVPAFSPIVLTIVVVGMGIAWFIAERRWWGHGLPLILLLAAWGYTEWRAPEQVTFLDVGQGDSIVLEKAGETFVVDSGGVYQQTTHPLLRPFDPGSHIVAPFLFTRGEAEIDGLIVTHADHDHVGGLLGVLRQVRVKTIYLGAYDNMDEKRNDLIRSIEATGTRVEFVQKGQTIRPWLQVLAPTGRKEEENDRSIILLAQIAKQRVLLTGDAGLAIEDELKIGPIDILKAGHHGSNTSTGEELLRKTNPKIVILSVGRKNRYGHPHPDVLERIGTDRIVFRTDEDGSVTCSSAGCEPMIK; from the coding sequence ATGCCACTTCATGTGCTGTTCGTCCTCTTACTCATCGTTGCCATCAAAGAATCGATTTGGTGGTTAGTGCTCCTCATGCTCTTCGCTGTCTTGAAATCATGGTCTTTTTCAATCGGTCGTCTCTTTTTTCTGTTCATTCTGAGTTGCCTATTCATCGGAATGGGTCATCTGTCACCTGAACCGCATGACGTCTCGTCTGTTGACATCTTGTCAGGGAAGCGTAATGGGGATCGAATTCGTTATGAGGCAGAGAGTAACGGTCAATCGGTTCTATTGACGGCAACGATTACGGAAGAAGAAACAGGATACGAACGAATCGGGCACTCCTGTCGCGTAAATACGGAACCGCTCGATGTCCGCCAACAATCGAATGCTGGAGGGTTTGATGAACAGCAATTCATGCATACACATCGTTACGCTGGAAAGTGGGAAGTCCGTTCATTTGATTCCTGTCATCCGACACCTGGGTATGCGGCAGAAGGAAGACGGGTACGTGAAGTATGGTTAAAGCGGATCGAAGAATTGTTACCACAAAAGCAAGCATTCTACGTCGAAGCGCTTGTGTTTGGTGAGGATCGACTAATGGATCAAGTGACGCTCGAACGGTTTAAGAAATTCGGCTTATTACATGCAATCGTCATCTCAGGATCACATATCGCTTTTTTAGTATTTAGTCTGCTGTATGTCTTACGAAAAATCAGAATGACAAAAGAAAAACGACTCGATATCGTTCTTATCTTACTGCCGATTTACGGATGGTTGACGGAGTGGAGCCCTCCAGTCACACGAGCTGTTCTTGTCGCGATCATTCTGTTGCTCGGTCGTCGTTTCCACAAACCGTTAGATCCGGTGGAGGTCATTGCAGGGGTAGCGGCTTTTCAATTGGCGATTCAACCGACTGTCATTTACGATATCGGATTTCAATTGACGGTCGGACTGACGCTGTTTCTTGTGCTGTCGAGACGACTAATGGGTTCGGTTCGTCGTCCTTGGAACTGGCTGCTGATCAGTGCTTGGGCACAGTTTGGAACACTCCTCTTTTTGCAGGGTATTGAACAGACGACTGTTTCAATTTGGTCGCCATTGTTGAACCTATTGATTGGTAGCTGGATTGAATGGGTGATTCTGCCGGGATCGTTCATTCTCGCGACACTTCCGTTCTTACCGATTCGTTCAACGTTTCAGATCGCGCATCAGTATGCGATTCAATGGATGGATCAAGTGTTACGACTGGCGGAGGATTTACCGTTGGCGATGGTTGCCGTTCCGGCATTTTCTCCGATCGTCTTGACGATCGTCGTTGTCGGAATGGGAATCGCTTGGTTCATTGCTGAGCGGAGATGGTGGGGGCATGGTCTCCCGTTGATCCTTTTACTTGCGGCATGGGGCTACACGGAGTGGCGCGCACCTGAGCAAGTCACGTTTTTAGATGTTGGGCAAGGCGATAGTATCGTGCTTGAGAAAGCAGGAGAGACATTCGTCGTGGATAGCGGTGGCGTTTATCAACAAACGACGCATCCACTGCTCCGTCCGTTTGATCCAGGTAGTCATATCGTCGCTCCCTTTTTATTCACACGAGGAGAAGCCGAAATTGACGGTCTGATCGTGACACATGCTGATCACGATCACGTCGGTGGACTTCTAGGTGTACTGCGCCAAGTTCGCGTGAAAACCATTTATTTAGGTGCATATGACAACATGGATGAGAAGCGAAATGATTTGATTCGTTCCATCGAAGCCACTGGAACGCGTGTTGAGTTCGTTCAAAAGGGACAAACGATTCGTCCTTGGTTACAGGTACTTGCACCAACTGGACGAAAAGAAGAAGAAAACGATCGGTCTATCATATTACTCGCACAGATTGCCAAGCAACGTGTTTTACTGACAGGCGACGCTGGACTAGCAATCGAAGACGAGTTAAAGATTGGTCCGATCGATATTCTAAAAGCAGGTCATCATGGTTCGAACACGTCGACCGGTGAAGAACTCTTACGAAAGACGAATCCGAAGATTGTCATCTTGTCAGTCGGACGAAAAAATCGATACGGGCATCCACATCCGGACGTCCTCGAACGAATCGGGACAGATCGGATCGTCTTTCGAACGGATGAGGACGGGAGTGTAACTTGTTCTTCAGCGGGCTGTGAACCTATGATAAAATAA
- a CDS encoding YqzM family protein, producing the protein MAHSVRPPSENAFENDIQSKRNDALDSAVGFGASFGFFAVLFIIGVAIKFLSL; encoded by the coding sequence ATGGCACATTCAGTACGCCCACCAAGTGAAAACGCGTTCGAGAACGATATTCAATCAAAACGCAACGATGCGCTCGACTCTGCCGTTGGTTTTGGTGCATCATTCGGCTTCTTCGCAGTCTTGTTCATCATCGGTGTCGCAATTAAGTTCTTAAGTCTATAA
- the holA gene encoding DNA polymerase III subunit delta gives MKTPWLVNGKLANLYLLYGTERHLLEEWEREIVKAALPDGERFDYMKIDLNDQPLDAVLDEAETVPFLSDYRVVVAKPATFLTGAKDKKQHNLERLADYILQPADYAVVVLIVEAEKLDERKTVVKRLKERATVLEAKKPTTEELFRFVLDAVNDKGYRMERPAIERLIFLTAEMWGTLAHELEKLMLFAGDRPTIEIEDVDLLVPRTLEDNVFQLTDYLMKRQLEPAIRLIRDLEKQGQEVLALLGLMARQYRMMLLSKRLAEQGYGERQIASKVGAHPYAIKLALQSAKRFTFAQLEQALIAITTTDEGMKTGRGDKKILFDALIVRLATL, from the coding sequence ATGAAAACTCCTTGGCTCGTCAACGGAAAATTAGCGAATTTATACTTATTATATGGAACGGAACGACATCTGTTAGAAGAATGGGAACGTGAAATCGTGAAAGCGGCTCTTCCGGACGGAGAACGCTTTGATTATATGAAAATCGATTTGAACGACCAACCGCTTGATGCGGTGCTTGATGAAGCAGAGACGGTGCCATTCTTGAGTGACTACCGTGTCGTCGTTGCAAAACCTGCAACGTTTCTGACAGGAGCAAAAGATAAAAAACAACATAACCTCGAACGGTTAGCAGATTATATCCTACAACCGGCAGACTATGCGGTCGTTGTCTTGATTGTCGAAGCAGAAAAGCTCGATGAACGAAAAACCGTCGTTAAACGATTGAAGGAGCGCGCGACGGTGCTGGAGGCGAAAAAACCGACGACCGAAGAGCTGTTCCGCTTCGTCCTGGATGCCGTCAATGACAAAGGGTACCGGATGGAACGTCCGGCGATCGAGCGGCTTATTTTCCTGACTGCTGAGATGTGGGGGACATTAGCGCACGAACTGGAGAAGTTGATGTTGTTCGCAGGAGATCGACCGACGATCGAAATCGAGGATGTCGATTTGTTGGTTCCGCGGACATTAGAGGACAACGTTTTTCAATTAACGGACTACTTGATGAAGCGTCAACTCGAACCAGCAATCCGTTTGATTCGCGACCTTGAAAAACAGGGACAGGAAGTGTTGGCCCTTCTTGGGCTGATGGCACGCCAATACCGGATGATGCTGTTATCGAAACGATTAGCAGAACAAGGATACGGAGAACGACAAATCGCATCGAAAGTCGGAGCCCATCCCTATGCGATCAAATTGGCATTACAATCTGCGAAGCGGTTTACCTTTGCGCAGCTCGAGCAAGCACTCATCGCCATCACGACCACGGATGAAGGCATGAAGACGGGGCGCGGTGATAAGAAGATTCTATTCGATGCGTTGATCGTTCGCTTAGCGACACTATAG
- a CDS encoding GNAT family N-acetyltransferase codes for MMEVQLITAEEVIPLRHEVLRPHQPREACVYPDDARASTFHLGGIKAQQIVAIGSFSEQSHAQAPGATYQLRGMASSEQVRGEGYGRALIEEARRLLKERQVTAWWCNARVTALPFYERLGLERVGEPFLIEGIGIHYVMIDRLDDN; via the coding sequence ATGATGGAAGTCCAGCTCATAACAGCAGAAGAAGTCATCCCATTACGGCATGAAGTGTTGCGTCCGCATCAACCACGTGAAGCGTGTGTTTATCCAGACGATGCGCGTGCCTCGACGTTTCATCTCGGCGGGATAAAAGCACAACAAATTGTCGCGATCGGTAGTTTCTCGGAACAATCACATGCACAAGCGCCAGGAGCGACGTACCAACTTCGTGGCATGGCGTCGAGTGAACAAGTGCGTGGTGAAGGATATGGTCGGGCGCTGATCGAAGAAGCCCGTCGTCTCTTGAAAGAACGACAAGTGACAGCTTGGTGGTGTAACGCCCGCGTTACGGCCCTTCCTTTTTATGAGCGTCTTGGACTAGAACGTGTTGGAGAACCCTTCCTCATTGAAGGAATTGGTATTCACTATGTCATGATCGACCGTCTAGACGACAACTAA